From one Streptomyces sp. N50 genomic stretch:
- a CDS encoding alpha-L-fucosidase, which yields MALSRRLFVLSATALAATGTATASALAAPRPPSDSRSRIPVSPDDTEADLVRKASQVRPTARQVAWQQLERTAFLHFGVNTFTSLEWGTGDEDPNVFQPTGLDTDQWARALRDGGFKLAILTVKHHDGFVLYPSRYTNHTVAYSSWRAGQGDVLRSFADSMRRYGLKAGVYLSPADENQYLHGVYANGSARTTRMIPTLVDGDDRTPDAFYTLDATDYGAHMLNTLYEVLTEYGPIDEVWFDGAQGRIPPGHVEDYDWDSWYTLVRSLAPDAAIAVTGPDVRWVGNEGGIAREDEWSVLPVKEEQYGRTDWALSYDTPDEGSRSALVSALPNTDYLQWWPAECDVSIHDGWFYHPDQLPKSVDELIDIYFGSVGRNSVLLLNVPPDTDGVLAAPDVARLREFRERVDRELPEDLARGASTAVSPGRVTVDLGAERTVDRVRLAEDIRRYGQQVEAFVVEAYVDGAWKEVTRAGTIGASRILLLAAPVRARRWRVRVTAARDTVKIAEFGLYRSRV from the coding sequence ATGGCCCTCTCCAGACGTCTCTTCGTCCTCTCGGCCACCGCGCTCGCCGCGACCGGCACCGCCACGGCATCCGCCCTCGCGGCGCCCCGGCCCCCGTCCGACTCCCGCTCCCGCATCCCCGTCAGCCCCGACGACACCGAGGCCGACCTCGTCCGCAAGGCCTCCCAAGTCCGGCCCACCGCACGGCAGGTGGCCTGGCAGCAGCTGGAGCGGACGGCGTTCCTGCACTTCGGCGTGAACACCTTCACCAGCCTGGAGTGGGGGACTGGTGACGAGGACCCGAACGTGTTCCAGCCGACCGGCCTGGACACCGACCAGTGGGCCCGCGCCCTGCGCGACGGCGGTTTCAAGCTGGCCATCCTCACCGTCAAGCACCACGACGGCTTCGTCCTCTACCCCTCCCGCTACACCAACCACACGGTCGCGTACAGCAGTTGGCGTGCGGGCCAGGGCGACGTCCTGCGCTCCTTCGCCGACTCCATGCGGCGGTACGGCCTCAAGGCCGGCGTCTACCTCTCACCCGCCGACGAGAACCAGTACCTCCACGGCGTCTACGCCAACGGCAGTGCCCGCACCACGCGCATGATCCCGACGCTCGTCGACGGCGACGACCGTACCCCGGACGCCTTCTACACGCTGGACGCCACCGACTACGGCGCCCATATGCTCAACACCCTCTACGAAGTGTTGACCGAGTACGGTCCGATCGACGAGGTCTGGTTCGACGGCGCCCAGGGCCGTATCCCGCCGGGCCACGTCGAGGACTACGACTGGGACAGCTGGTACACCCTGGTCAGATCGCTGGCCCCGGACGCGGCGATCGCCGTGACCGGCCCGGACGTGCGCTGGGTCGGCAACGAGGGCGGTATCGCGCGGGAGGACGAGTGGAGCGTCCTCCCGGTCAAGGAGGAGCAATACGGGCGCACGGACTGGGCGTTGTCGTACGACACCCCCGACGAGGGCAGTCGCAGCGCGCTCGTCTCGGCGCTGCCGAACACCGACTACCTCCAGTGGTGGCCCGCCGAGTGCGATGTGTCGATCCACGACGGCTGGTTCTACCACCCGGACCAACTCCCCAAGAGCGTCGACGAGTTGATCGACATCTACTTCGGCTCGGTCGGCCGCAACTCGGTTCTGCTGCTCAACGTGCCTCCGGACACGGACGGTGTGCTGGCGGCCCCGGACGTGGCACGCCTGCGCGAGTTCCGCGAGCGCGTGGACCGGGAACTGCCCGAGGACCTTGCGCGCGGGGCCAGCACGGCCGTCTCGCCGGGCCGGGTCACCGTCGACCTCGGCGCCGAACGGACCGTGGACCGCGTCCGGTTGGCGGAGGACATAAGGCGCTACGGCCAGCAGGTCGAGGCCTTCGTGGTCGAGGCGTACGTCGACGGGGCCTGGAAGGAGGTCACCCGGGCCGGAACGATCGGCGCGAGCCGCATCCTGCTGCTGGCCGCGCCCGTACGCGCCCGGCGGTGGCGGGTTCGCGTGACGGCAGCCCGGGACACCGTGAAGATCGCGGAGTTCGGGCTGTACCGGTCGCGGGTCTGA
- a CDS encoding helix-turn-helix transcriptional regulator has translation MTAAQPEYAPSGSDVLSLQRGGPTVQRIMLGTRLRRLRESLNITRDTAASAIRASDAKLCRMELGRVGFKERDVADLLTLYGLQEPDARQEFLDSARRANEPGWWRAYGDAFPTWFEQHLGLEEATSLIRTYEVQFIPGLLQTAGYAEAVIRLGRPVDTPDAIQRRVELRMTRQELLTRPGAPKLWVVVDEAALRRPLGGADVMREQLRHLIETAALPNVTLQVLPFHVGGHAAAGGPITVLRFPVPDLPDIVYLEQLTSALYLDKPDEVDRYLAVMDRLSMVASPAPESVAFLEKLLSEM, from the coding sequence ATGACTGCAGCTCAACCGGAATACGCTCCCTCGGGTTCGGACGTGCTGAGCCTTCAGCGCGGCGGTCCGACGGTCCAGCGCATCATGCTGGGCACCCGCCTGCGCCGCCTGCGCGAGTCCCTCAACATCACCCGGGACACGGCCGCTTCGGCGATACGCGCCTCGGACGCCAAGCTCTGCCGCATGGAGCTGGGCCGCGTCGGCTTCAAAGAACGCGACGTGGCCGACCTGTTGACCCTCTACGGCCTCCAAGAGCCCGACGCACGCCAGGAGTTTCTGGACTCGGCCCGCCGTGCCAACGAACCCGGCTGGTGGCGCGCGTACGGCGACGCCTTCCCGACCTGGTTCGAGCAGCACCTGGGTCTGGAGGAGGCCACCTCCCTCATCCGCACCTACGAAGTGCAGTTCATCCCGGGCCTGTTGCAGACCGCCGGGTACGCCGAGGCCGTCATCCGGCTCGGCCGACCCGTCGACACCCCGGACGCGATCCAGCGCCGCGTCGAACTCCGCATGACCCGGCAGGAGTTGCTCACCAGGCCCGGCGCTCCGAAGCTGTGGGTCGTGGTGGACGAGGCGGCGCTCCGCCGTCCGCTCGGCGGGGCGGACGTGATGCGCGAGCAGCTGCGGCACCTCATCGAGACGGCCGCCCTGCCGAACGTCACCCTCCAGGTGCTGCCGTTCCACGTGGGCGGCCACGCGGCCGCCGGCGGTCCGATCACCGTGCTGCGCTTCCCGGTGCCGGACCTGCCGGACATCGTCTACCTCGAACAGCTCACCAGCGCCCTCTACTTGGACAAGCCCGACGAGGTCGACCGCTACCTCGCGGTCATGGACCGGCTGAGCATGGTGGCCTCACCGGCCCCCGAGTCGGTGGCCTTCCTGGAGAAGCTCCTCAGCGAGATGTGA
- a CDS encoding DUF397 domain-containing protein produces the protein MRPHIEHANGMSATLLSDAQWRKSHHSNPEGNCVELAALSDGQVAVRNSRHPEGPALVYTSAEISAFVRGVKDGDFDGLLPGR, from the coding sequence ATGAGGCCTCACATAGAGCACGCGAACGGCATGTCGGCGACCCTGCTGAGCGACGCGCAGTGGCGCAAGAGCCACCACAGCAACCCCGAAGGAAACTGCGTCGAGTTGGCCGCGCTCTCCGACGGCCAGGTCGCCGTGCGCAACTCGCGCCATCCCGAAGGTCCGGCGCTCGTCTACACCAGCGCCGAGATCTCCGCGTTCGTCCGCGGTGTGAAGGACGGCGACTTCGACGGCCTACTCCCCGGCCGCTGA